Proteins co-encoded in one Arachis hypogaea cultivar Tifrunner chromosome 13, arahy.Tifrunner.gnm2.J5K5, whole genome shotgun sequence genomic window:
- the LOC112737161 gene encoding scarecrow-like protein 23: protein MLQSLVPRSPITPNPNSMKTKRDRHDATADSPADEEPSFKRANFSGEKSSAQAVGEAEGHHEEQQQQVLEVAEARGGESTGLKLLGLLLQCAECVAMDNLDFANDLLPEIAELSSPFGTSPERVGAYFAQALQARVVSSCLGAYSPLTAKSVTLTQSQRIFNAFQSYNSVSPLVKFSHFTANQAIFQALDGEDRVHIIDLDIMQGLQWPGLFHILASRSRKIRSMRITGFGSSSELLESTGRRLADFASSLGLPFEFHPVEGKIGSITDLSQLGVRPNEAIVVHWMHHCLYDITGSDLGTLRLLSQLRPKLITTVEQDLSHAGSFLARFVEALHYYSALFDALGDGLGADSLERHTVEQQLLGCEIRNIVAVGGPKRTGEVKVERWGEELRRVGFRPVSLRGNPASQASLLLGMFPWRGYTLVEENGSLKLGWKDLSLLTASAWQPSDLITYPE, encoded by the coding sequence ATGCTTCAAAGCTTGGTCCCTCGTTCGCCTATTACTCCAAACCCTAACTCCATGAAGACCAAGCGTGACCGCCACGACGCCACCGCTGATTCCCCCGCTGACGAGGAGCCTTCCTTCAAGCGCGCTAACTTCTCCGGTGAGAAGTCATCGGCGCAGGCCGTGGGAGAAGCTGAGGGACACCACGAAGAACAGCAGCAACAGGTTCTGGAAGTGGCGGAGGCCAGAGGAGGAGAATCAACCGGCCTTAAGCTCCTCGGTTTGCTGCTCCAATGCGCGGAGTGCGTCGCCATGGACAACCTTGACTTCGCGAACGACCTCCTCCCGGAGATCGCGGAGCTCTCGTCGCCGTTCGGAACCTCGCCGGAGCGCGTCGGCGCGTACTTCGCACAGGCTCTGCAGGCTCGCGTGGTGAGCTCATGCCTCGGAGCGTACTCACCTCTCACCGCGAAATCGGTAACCCTAACTCAGTCGCAGCGAATCTTCAACGCGTTCCAGTCCTACAACTCGGTGTCGCCGCTCGTCAAGTTCTCTCACTTCACCGCAAACCAAGCGATCTTCCAAGCTCTCGACGGCGAGGATCGCGTCCACATCATCGACCTCGACATCATGCAAGGTCTTCAATGGCCAGGACTCTTCCACATCCTTGCCTCGCGATCCAGGAAGATCCGCTCCATGCGGATCACCGGATTTGGATCCTCGTCGGAGCTTCTAGAATCCACCGGAAGACGCCTCGCCGATTTCGCTAGCTCGCTCGGTTTACCGTTCGAGTTTCATCCGGTGGAAGGAAAAATCGGAAGCATCACGGACCTGAGTCAACTCGGCGTTCGACCAAATGAAGCGATCGTAGTTCACTGGATGCACCATTGCTTATACGACATAACAGGGAGCGATTTAGGGACGTTGAGATTGCTGAGTCAGCTGAGGCCGAAGCTGATCACGACGGTGGAGCAGGATCTGAGCCACGCCGGGAGCTTCCTCGCGAGGTTCGTGGAGGCTTTGCATTATTACAGCGCGTTGTTCGACGCGCTGGGAGACGGTTTGGGTGCGGACAGTTTGGAGAGGCACACGGTAGAGCAGCAGCTTCTAGGGTGCGAGATCAGGAACATCGTGGCCGTTGGAGGTCCCAAGAGGACCGGCGAGGTTAAAGTGGAGCGCTGGGGAGAGGAGTTGAGACGGGTCGGATTTCGACCCGTTTCTCTTCGGGGAAACCCGGCCTCGCAGGCTAGTTTGCTCCTTGGGATGTTCCCTTGGAGAGGGTATACCCTCGTTGAGGAAAACGGTTCTCTCAAGCTTGGTTGGAAGGATCTTTCTTTGTTGACCGCTTCTGCTTGGCAACCGTCCGATTTGATTACTTATCCTGAATGA
- the LOC112737160 gene encoding uncharacterized protein, producing MEAETTVVSEVPVTKAVEDTDHKDDKIKETNGDLPQVEIEGKKEEEENSFDGEFIKVEKEENTVTERSSDSDPPSREFLEAQEKIQELQVELQRLAESLKTSEHENAQLKGEISVTKEKLEETGKNYQELELSHKKLQEQIIEAEEKYKLQLSVLEEAMQSQESKQKELLNVKEAFDGVSLELESSRKKMEELQQELQLSSDEARKYEELHKESGLHAESEGKKALEFERLLEEAKLSTKVVEDEMASLKEELKGLYDKIAENEKVEEALKTTAAELATIQEELTNSKSQILDLESRLSSRDSLVDELSQELELRKSSETQLKEDMSALQNLFASTKEELQEKISDLEAVNLKLQEEENLRESTEAALKTHEAQLLAVQEELSKLGVEKQGLESSVEDLTNNAKQLKELCADLEEKLKLSDENFQKTDSLLSEALSNNAELEQKLKSLEDLHTESGAAAATATQRSLELEGHVQASNAAVEEAKSQLREMETRFIAAEQKNVELEQELNLLQLKTSDAERELTEFSEKVSHLSSKLTEAEEEKNALNNQLQEYSEKISQLESDLNQSSQQSSQLEEELKLAKDKCAEHEDRASMNHQRSRELEDLFQSSHSKLEDADKKVNELELLLEAEKYRIQELEQQISTLEKRCSDSEVDNNKHLENISFLTSELDAFQARVSSLETTLQEANEREKSLENSLSAAAAERTMIEAASSSLNEKLSEAESLLEIVRDDLNLTQEKLQGTEDDLKAAQLRENEILEKLKASEENHVIRGRDMEETVTKHAELQLLHESLTRDSEQKLQDAVEKLNNRESEVQSLLEKIKILEDQIAESGEQSTSVKDEYEKSLSKLASLEGENEDLRRKITEAEEKISQSFSENDLLVGTNMQLKIKIDELQESLNSAISEKEATIQEIVSHKSTIAELNDLHSRSTELHSASTTRILEVESQLQEALQRHTVKESEAKELNEKLNTLEGQIKFHEEQAREAAAVSESHKAELEESLQKLKHLETVVEELQNKALHHEQESAGLHEEKSKLNKEIASYESKLSDLQSKLDAALVEKDETVQLIHSSKNAIDELVTKHNAEAEALKSQIASVTEEKNLLNETNQDLKKELQSVILALEEKLKEQQKIEESLKSEVETLKTEIAEKSALQIRLKEIEEQLAKAESRLNEEVGSVQAAASQREADLSSKLEELEQKVHDRNVLNEKIVELEKELQLAQETIANQKGAESQKLELEAALKSSHEELESKKKEVSLLQNQVTDLEQKLQVAADKLSAKGEGVEPKEEMEVKSRDIGSSISTPSKRKSKKKSEATTSQASSSSEAHIQTNTVHASSAMNFKSILGVAVVSIIFGIILGKRY from the exons ATGGAAGCAGAGACAACAGTTGTTTCAGAAGTTCCAGTGACAAAAGCTGTTGAGGACACAGATCATAAAGATGATAAAAttaag GAAACAAACGGGGACTTGCCTCAAGTGGAGATTGAAGgtaagaaagaagaggaagagaattcttTTGATGGAGAATTCATTAAAGTCGAAAAGGAAGAGAACACGGTGACAGAAAGAAGCTCAGACTCAGATCCTCCAAGCAGAGAATTTCTAGAAGCACAAGAGAAGATTCAGGAACTCCAAGTTGAACTGCAGAGGCTAGCTGAGTCTTTGAAGACATCTGAACATGAAAATGCTCAGTTGAAGGGAGAGATTTCGGTTACAAAAGAGAAATTGGAGGAAACCGGAAAGAATTATCAAGAGCTTGAACTAAGTCACAAGAAACTACAAGAGCAGATTATTGAAGCTGAGGAGAAATATAAGCTGCAGCTGAGTGTTCTTGAGGAGGCAATGCAAAGTCAAGAATCGAAGCAGAAAGAGCTTCTTAACGTGAAGGAAGCATTCGATGGTGTGAGCCTTGAGCTTGAAAGCTCAAGAAAGAAGATGGAGGAATTGCAGCAAGAGCTTCAGCTTTCTTCGGACGAGGCTAGGAAGTATGAGGAGCTGCATAAGGAAAGTGGCTTACATGCTGAATCAGAAGGAAAGAAGGCCTTAGAATTCGAAAGACTATTAGAAGAAGCGAAATTGAGCACAAAAGTAGTGGAAGATGAGATGGCTTCTCTAAAGGAAGAATTGAAGGGATTGTATGATAAGATTGCTGAGAATGAGAAGGTTGAAGAAGCACTTAAAACAACTGCAGCAGAACTCGCTACCATCCAAGAAGAGTTGACAAACTCAAAATCTCAGATATTGGATTTGGAGAGTAGACTCTCTTCAAGGGACTCTCTAGTAGATGAGTTGAGCCAAGAATTGGAGCTGCGAAAGTCTTCGGAAACACAACTGAAGGAAGACATGTCAGcacttcaaaacttgtttgcctCCACAAAGGAAGAACTGCAAGAAAAGATATCTGATCTTGAAGCTGTGAATCTTAAGTTGCAGGAGGAAGAGAATTTGAGGGAATCAACCGAAGCTGCGCTGAAGACTCATGAAGCACAGCTTCTGGCTGTACAAGAGGAACTCTCTAAACTCGGTGTAGAAAAACAAGGTCTTGAATCATCTGTGGAAGATCTAACCAATAATGCTAAGCAGTTGAAGGAGTTGTGTGCTGATTTAGAGGAAAAGCTAAAGCTTTCGGATGAGAATTTCCAAAAGACGGATTCTCTTTTATCCGAGGCGCTTTCAAACAATGCCGAGCTAGAACAGAAGCTGAAGTCTCTAGAAGATCTCCATACTGAATCTGGAGCTGCTGCAGCTACTGCTACTCAAAGGAGTCTTGAGCTTGAAGGACATGTTCAGGCTTCAAATGCAGCTGTAGAAGAGGCGAAATCACAACTGAGGGAGATGGAAACACGATTCATAGCAGCGGAGCAGAAGAATGTGGAGCTTGAACAAGAGTTAAATTTATTACAACTGAAAACAAGTGATGCAGAGAGAGAACTGACTGAATTCTCTGAAAAAGTTTCTCATCTAAGTTCAAAGTTGACAGAGGCCGAGGAAGAAAAGAATGCTCTTAATAACCAACTCCAGGAGTACTCGGAAAAGATAAGTCAACTCGAATCGGACTTAAACCAATCATCTCAACAGAGTTCACAGTTGGAGGAGGAGCTGAAGTTAGCCAAAGACAAATGTGCCGAGCATGAAGATCGAGCCAGTATGAACCATCAGCGCAGCCGAGAACTAGAAGATTTATTTCAGAGCTCTCATTCCAAATTGGAAGATGCTGATAAAAAGGTGAATGAGTTGGAGTTGTTACTTGAAGCAGAGAAATACAGAATTCAGGAGCTCGAACAACAAATAAGCACTTTGGAAAAGAGATGCAGTGATTCAGAAGTAGATAACAATAAGCACCttgaaaatatatcttttctgACATCAGAACTTGATGCATTCCAAGCACGAGTCTCGAGCCTTGAAACTACACTTCAGGAGGCTAATGAAAGGgaaaagagtttggaaaactcactGAGTGCAGCAGCAGCTGAAAGAACAATGATAGAAGCTGCTTCAAGCAGTTTGAATGAGAAGCTTTCCGAAGCAGAAAGCCTTTTGGAAATTGTGAGGGATGATTTGAATCTCACACAAGAAAAGTTGCAAGGCACTGAGGATGATCTCAAGGCTGCTCAGTTGAGAGAAAATGAGATACTGGAGAAACTCAAGGCTTCAGAAGAAAATCATGTCATACGAGGAAGAGATATGGAGGAAACTGTCACGAAGCATGCCGAACTTCAATTGTTGCATGAGTCTCTGACCAGAGATTCTGAACAGAAACTCCAAGATGCTGTAGAGAAACTCAACAACAGGGAGTCTGAGGTTCAATCTTTGCTtgagaaaatcaagattttggaGGATCAGATTGCTGAATCCGGGGAACAGTCCACGTCGGTGAAGGATGAATATGAGAAGAGTTTGAGCAAGCTGGCTTCATTGGAAGGTGAAAATGAAGATTTGAGGAGGAAGATTACAGAAGCTGAGGAGAAGATTTCTCAGTCCTTTTCTGAGAATGACTTATTGGTTGGAACAAAcatgcaactgaaaatcaagattGATGAGCTTCAGGAATCACTGAACTCTGCTATATCAGAGAAGGAAGCTACTATTCAAGAAATTGTTTCTCACAAGAGCACTATTGCTGAGTTGAATGATCTACATTCAAGATCCACTGAACTCCACAGTGCAAGCACGACTCGCATCCTCGAAGTAGAATCACAACTACAAGAAGCATTGCAGAGGCATACTGTGAAGGAATCCGAAGCGAAAGAGTTGAATGAGAAGCTGAACACATTGGAAGGCCAAATAAAGTTCCATGAAGAACAGGCACGAGAAGCAGCCGCGGTTTCTGAATCTCACAAAGCTGAACTCGAAGAGTCTCTTCAAAAGTTAAAGCATCTTGAAACTGTTGTTGAGGAACTACAAAATAAGGCACTCCACCATGAACAAGAATCTGCAGGACTACATGAGGAAAAATCAAAACTTAATAAGGAAATAGCatcatatgaatcaaaattaaGTGATTTACAGTCAAAGCTTGATGCTGCACTAGTTGAGAAAGATGAAACAGTTCAACTGATACACTCATCCAAGAATGCTATTGACGAATTAGTGACAAAACATAATGCAGAAGCCGAGGCACTAAAGTCACAG ATAGCTTCGGTAACAGAGGAGAAAAACTTGCTCAATGAGACAAATCAGGATTTGAAGAAGGAACTTCAGTCTGTGATACTTGCTCTTGAAGAAAAGTTGAAAGAACAACAGAAAATTGAAGAATCTTTGAAATCTGAGGTTGAAACTCTCAAAACTGAGATTGCTGAGAAATCTGCATTGCAAATTCGGCTGAAGGAAATCGAAGAGCAACTGGCAAAAGCTGAATCCAGATTAAATGAAGAG GTTGGAAGTGTTCAAGCAGCTGCTTCTCAAAGAGAAGCCGATTTAAGTTCAAAACTGGAAGAGTTGGAACAAAAAGTCCATGATAGAAATGTGCTGAATGAAAAGATTGTAGAGCTTGAGAAAGAGTTGCAGCTTGCACAAGAAACTATTGCTAACCAG AAAGGAGCAGAATCTCAAAAGTTGGAACTAGAGGCAGCCCTGAAGAGTTCTCATGAAGAACTTGAAAGTAAGAAAAAGGAAGTCTCTCTTCTACAGAACCAAGTGACAGATTTAGAACAAAAATTGCAAGTGGCTGCTGATAAATTATCAGCTAAG GGTGAGGGTGTTGAACCTAAAGAAGAGATGGAAGTTAAGTCCAGGGACATTGGATCAAGCATTTCAACACCATCAAAGAGAAAGAGCAAGAAAAAATCAGAAGCAACAACTTCTCAAGCATCATCTTCTTCTGAGGCACATATTCAAACAAATACTGTCCATGCTTCTTCTGCCATGAATTTCAAGTCCATTTTGGGAGTTGCTGTTGTGTCCATCATCTTTGGCATAATTCTTGGGAAGCGCTACTAA
- the LOC112737163 gene encoding uncharacterized protein: protein MDMQIALPVIGIVAAAAVTFYAVSFSEIREKSFRELDESESENGGYKPTPSSRERRARRQANKNSKP, encoded by the exons ATGGATATGCAAATTGCGCTGCCTGTTATTGGAATTGTTGCTGCTGCAGCTGTGACCTTCTATGCTGTAAGCTTCTCTGAGATTAGAGAG AAATCATTTAGAGAGTTGGATGAATCTGAATCCGAAAATGGAGGCTATAAGCCAACACCAagctctagagagaggagagctaGAAGACAAGCTAACAAAAATTCCAAACCCTAG